The following proteins are co-located in the Methylomonas sp. 11b genome:
- a CDS encoding vWA domain-containing protein, with translation MIELHWPWLLWLLPLPLLLRWLLPARAVAQQAALKVPFLDDFGPGASRVVSSEKRWPLWLAALAWLCLLVAAARPQWLGEPIEQAVSGRDLMLAVDVSGSMQEEDFILGKQRVDRLTAIKQVAGDFIQRRVGDRLGLILFGTQAYLHVPLTFDRKTVQTLLHEAFIGITEDDPKTSIGDAIGLAIKRLQQQQDASRVLILLTDGANTAGELTPLKAAELAAEHKLKIYTIGIGADEVLVRSLFGTRRVNPSADLDEKTLTAIAEATGGHYFRARNTEELEKIYRMLDQLEPVEKDKQYFRPRSELFYWPLGLALLLTGRLTLARLRWS, from the coding sequence ATGATCGAATTGCACTGGCCTTGGTTGTTATGGTTGTTACCGCTACCGCTGTTATTGCGTTGGCTGTTGCCGGCACGTGCCGTCGCCCAACAAGCGGCATTGAAAGTACCGTTTCTGGACGATTTCGGCCCCGGCGCCAGTCGGGTGGTTAGTAGCGAGAAGCGCTGGCCGCTGTGGTTGGCGGCTCTGGCTTGGCTGTGTTTGCTGGTGGCGGCCGCTCGTCCGCAATGGCTGGGCGAACCCATCGAGCAAGCAGTCAGCGGCCGCGACTTGATGCTGGCAGTGGACGTATCCGGCAGTATGCAGGAGGAAGATTTCATCCTCGGCAAGCAGCGCGTGGATCGCTTAACCGCCATCAAGCAAGTGGCCGGCGATTTTATTCAACGCCGGGTCGGTGACCGCTTGGGTTTGATCCTGTTCGGTACGCAAGCTTATTTACATGTGCCGTTGACTTTTGATCGCAAGACCGTGCAAACCTTGTTGCACGAGGCGTTTATAGGCATTACCGAGGACGACCCGAAAACCTCGATAGGCGACGCTATCGGTTTGGCAATCAAACGTCTGCAACAGCAGCAAGATGCCAGCCGGGTGTTGATTTTGTTGACCGACGGCGCCAATACCGCCGGGGAGTTGACGCCTTTGAAAGCGGCTGAACTGGCTGCAGAACACAAACTGAAAATCTACACGATAGGCATAGGCGCCGACGAAGTGTTGGTGCGCAGCCTGTTCGGCACCCGCCGCGTCAACCCCTCCGCCGATCTGGACGAAAAGACTCTGACCGCGATTGCCGAAGCCACCGGTGGCCATTATTTCCGGGCTCGAAACACCGAAGAGCTGGAAAAAATCTACCGCATGCTGGATCAACTGGAACCGGTTGAAAAAGACAAACAATACTTCCGGCCGCGCAGCGAATTGTTTTATTGGCCGCTGGGCCTGGCCTTGTTATTGACGGGCAGGTTAACCTTGGCCCGATTGAGGTGGTCATGA